A part of Halobacillus shinanisalinarum genomic DNA contains:
- a CDS encoding TIGR00282 family metallophosphoesterase: protein MRILFIGDVVGSPGREMVDEYVPKLKQKYQPAVTIINGENAAAGKGITEKIYRRFLEVGAQAVTLGNHSWDKQEIFEFIDHADYLVRPANFPEGTPGKGITYVKTPKAEVAVINLQGRTFLAPNDDPFRKIDDLIEEAKKRTPIIFLDFHAEATSEKQAMGWYVDGRVSINVGTHTHIQTADERILPNGTAYISDVGMTGPYDGILGMEREAVLKRFLTNLPVRFEVPKKGRTQLSGFLVDVDEATGRATKVKRIQINEDHPFFG from the coding sequence ATGAGAATACTTTTTATAGGTGATGTCGTAGGATCCCCGGGTCGAGAGATGGTTGACGAATACGTACCTAAATTAAAACAGAAATATCAACCGGCCGTTACCATTATTAATGGTGAAAATGCGGCAGCAGGCAAAGGGATAACTGAAAAGATTTACCGTAGATTCTTAGAAGTAGGAGCTCAAGCGGTTACACTAGGGAATCACTCCTGGGATAAACAAGAAATCTTTGAATTTATTGATCACGCGGACTACTTAGTACGTCCTGCCAATTTTCCAGAGGGCACACCAGGGAAAGGGATTACCTATGTCAAAACGCCCAAAGCAGAAGTAGCCGTCATCAATTTACAAGGACGTACCTTTTTAGCTCCCAATGATGATCCGTTCAGAAAAATTGATGACCTGATTGAAGAAGCAAAAAAGAGAACGCCGATTATTTTCTTAGATTTTCATGCGGAAGCTACAAGTGAAAAACAAGCAATGGGGTGGTATGTGGATGGACGAGTCAGCATAAATGTTGGAACACATACACATATCCAAACGGCAGATGAGCGCATTTTACCAAACGGAACAGCTTACATTTCCGATGTAGGTATGACTGGACCGTATGATGGCATACTTGGTATGGAGCGTGAAGCCGTTTTAAAAAGATTTCTAACCAATTTGCCGGTACGTTTTGAAGTCCCAAAGAAGGGAAGAACACAACTAAGTGGATTTTTAGTAGATGTGGATGAAGCGACTGGCCGTGCAACAAAAGTAAAACGGATTCAGATTAATGAGGATCATCCGTTCTTTGGCTGA